One part of the Microbulbifer sp. THAF38 genome encodes these proteins:
- a CDS encoding efflux RND transporter permease subunit, with protein MKLPKRGSLNQPALQHREIAMGFNLSEWALKNRPLVLYAMIVLGLLGAASYTQLGQSEDPPFTFKVMVINTLWPGASAEEVSRQITERVEKKLLETGDYQRISSFSRPGQSQVLFVARDDMHSRDIPDLWYQVRKKVSDIRHTLPPDIQGPFFNDEFGTTFGNIYALTGSGFDYALMKDYAERLQLALQRVKNVGKVELLGLQDEKIWVEISNTKLASLGIPLSAVQSALQSQNQVADAGFIDTVSDRVRIRVSGQFHSVDEIRRFPITAGGRTQRLGDIAEVHRGFSDPAQPRMRFMGEDAIGLAVSMKEGGDILKLGKKLDATFAELQEDLPIGMQLRKVSDQPAAVKRGVGEFLQVLAEALGIVLLVSFFSLGTRPGLIVALSIPLVLAMTFALMSYFNIGLHKISLGALVLALGLMVDDAIIAVEMMAIKMEQGLSRLKAAGFAWTSTAFPMLTGTLITAAGFLPIATAESGTGEYTRSIFQVVTLSLIVSWIAAVIFVPYLGHYLLPNLARHDHSGEVRDPYQKPFYQRFRRLITWCLRHRKTVIVATLAIFIGSLALFRLVPQQFFPSSGRLELLVDLKLAEGASLKSTEFQAKRLEALLDKNEQVENYVVYVGTGSPRFYLPLDQQLPAASFAQFVLMTRSVEEREQVRSWLIETMQEEFPTLRSRISRLENGPPVGYPVQFRISGEHIGEVRSLARQVAERIRDNSKVTNVHLDWEEPSKTVNLNIDQDRARAMGVNSASLSRALQSSLTGITVSQYREDNELIDVRVRGDEQERYALGQLGSLAVQTSSGRSVPLNQIATLEYGFEEGIIWHRDRLPTVTVRADIYGEELPATIVKEVWPRLQSIRDQLPPGYLLEVGGTVEESERGQKSVNAGMPLFVLVVFTLLMLQLRSMSLSAMVFLTAPLGLIGVTLFLLLFGKPFGFVAMLGTIALAGMIMRNSVILVDQIQQDISQGLSAWEAIVESTVRRFRPIVLTALTAVLAMIPLSRSDFFGPMAVAIMGGLIVATGLTLIFLPALYAAWFRVREESTETAVEDSSNLNGAEPQAS; from the coding sequence ATGAAATTGCCGAAGCGCGGCTCGCTCAATCAGCCCGCACTTCAACACAGAGAAATTGCCATGGGTTTTAATCTTTCCGAATGGGCGCTGAAAAACCGCCCGCTGGTACTCTACGCCATGATCGTACTGGGGCTGCTGGGCGCTGCCTCTTACACGCAACTTGGGCAGAGTGAAGATCCGCCCTTCACTTTTAAGGTAATGGTGATCAACACTCTTTGGCCCGGCGCCAGCGCCGAGGAAGTCTCCCGCCAAATTACCGAACGGGTAGAGAAAAAATTACTGGAGACCGGTGACTACCAACGCATCTCCTCTTTCTCCCGCCCCGGCCAGTCCCAAGTGCTATTTGTCGCCCGCGACGATATGCATTCGCGGGATATCCCCGATCTGTGGTACCAGGTGCGTAAAAAGGTCAGCGACATTCGCCACACTCTACCACCGGATATCCAGGGCCCATTTTTTAATGACGAGTTCGGCACGACTTTCGGCAATATCTATGCGCTGACTGGCAGCGGCTTTGATTACGCCTTAATGAAAGACTATGCCGAGCGTCTACAGCTGGCGTTACAACGAGTTAAGAATGTGGGCAAGGTGGAATTGCTGGGGCTGCAGGATGAAAAAATCTGGGTGGAAATTTCCAACACCAAACTCGCCTCCCTCGGCATTCCCCTTAGCGCGGTGCAAAGCGCGCTGCAATCACAAAACCAAGTTGCCGACGCAGGCTTTATTGATACGGTCAGCGACCGTGTGCGTATTCGCGTTAGCGGCCAGTTTCACTCGGTCGACGAAATTCGCCGTTTCCCCATCACCGCCGGTGGGCGCACCCAGAGGCTGGGGGATATTGCCGAAGTACACCGCGGCTTCAGCGATCCTGCGCAGCCCCGTATGCGCTTTATGGGTGAGGACGCCATCGGTCTGGCCGTTTCCATGAAAGAAGGTGGCGATATCCTCAAGCTGGGCAAAAAGCTGGACGCCACATTTGCCGAACTGCAGGAAGACCTGCCTATCGGCATGCAATTACGTAAAGTATCCGACCAACCCGCAGCGGTGAAGCGCGGTGTGGGGGAATTCCTGCAGGTGTTGGCGGAGGCGCTGGGCATTGTACTGCTGGTGAGCTTTTTCTCCCTCGGCACCCGCCCCGGCTTGATCGTAGCGCTATCGATACCATTGGTGCTGGCCATGACCTTCGCACTGATGAGTTACTTCAATATCGGCCTGCACAAGATTTCCCTGGGCGCTCTGGTACTCGCCCTTGGCCTGATGGTGGACGACGCCATTATCGCCGTAGAGATGATGGCCATTAAAATGGAACAGGGGCTCAGCCGGCTAAAAGCAGCCGGCTTCGCCTGGACCAGTACCGCCTTCCCCATGCTCACTGGTACCCTGATTACCGCCGCCGGTTTCCTGCCAATTGCCACAGCCGAGTCCGGCACCGGGGAGTACACCCGCTCGATCTTCCAGGTGGTCACGCTGTCACTGATCGTTTCCTGGATTGCCGCGGTAATATTCGTACCCTACCTTGGGCATTACCTGTTGCCCAATCTGGCGCGCCACGATCACAGCGGTGAGGTTCGAGACCCCTACCAGAAACCCTTCTACCAGCGCTTCCGCCGCCTGATCACCTGGTGCCTGCGCCACCGCAAAACCGTCATAGTGGCAACCCTGGCGATCTTTATTGGTTCCCTGGCCCTCTTCCGCCTGGTGCCGCAACAATTCTTCCCCTCTTCCGGACGCTTGGAACTGTTAGTGGATCTCAAGCTGGCCGAGGGCGCATCATTGAAATCCACCGAGTTTCAAGCCAAACGCCTGGAGGCACTGCTGGATAAAAATGAGCAGGTAGAAAACTACGTGGTCTATGTGGGCACCGGCTCACCCCGTTTCTACCTGCCCTTGGACCAGCAATTACCCGCGGCCAGCTTTGCCCAGTTTGTGTTGATGACCCGCAGTGTTGAGGAGCGTGAACAGGTGCGCAGCTGGCTGATCGAGACCATGCAGGAGGAGTTCCCCACCCTGCGCAGCCGCATCTCCCGCCTGGAAAACGGACCCCCGGTTGGCTATCCGGTGCAGTTTCGCATCTCTGGTGAGCATATTGGTGAGGTGCGCAGCCTGGCCCGCCAGGTGGCCGAGCGCATTCGTGATAATTCGAAAGTGACCAACGTGCACCTGGACTGGGAGGAACCCAGCAAAACGGTCAACCTGAATATCGATCAGGACCGAGCGCGCGCCATGGGCGTGAACAGCGCCTCGCTCTCCCGTGCCCTGCAAAGCTCTCTCACCGGAATCACCGTAAGTCAGTACCGCGAGGACAATGAGCTGATTGATGTGCGCGTGCGCGGTGATGAGCAGGAGCGATACGCCCTCGGCCAACTAGGCAGCCTGGCAGTACAAACCAGTAGCGGTCGCAGTGTCCCCTTAAACCAGATCGCCACCCTGGAATACGGATTCGAGGAAGGCATTATCTGGCACCGCGATCGCCTGCCCACAGTGACCGTGCGTGCCGATATCTACGGTGAGGAGCTGCCCGCAACGATAGTCAAAGAAGTCTGGCCGCGCCTGCAGAGTATTCGCGATCAGCTGCCTCCCGGCTACCTGCTGGAAGTGGGCGGCACAGTGGAGGAGTCCGAGCGGGGGCAGAAATCGGTTAACGCCGGCATGCCGCTATTTGTATTGGTGGTCTTCACTCTGCTGATGCTGCAACTGCGCAGCATGTCTCTATCCGCTATGGTGTTCCTCACCGCCCCCTTGGGACTGATCGGGGTCACCTTGTTCCTATTGCTGTTCGGCAAGCCATTCGGCTTTGTCGCCATGCTCGGTACCATCGCCCTGGCCGGCATGATTATGCGTAACTCGGTGATTCTGGTAGACCAGATACAGCAGGATATCAGCCAGGGCCTGAGTGCCTGGGAAGCGATCGTTGAGTCCACCGTAAGGCGTTTCCGCCCCATCGTGTTAACCGCCCTCACTGCGGTACTGGCGATGATTCCGTTGTCACGCAGTGACTTCTTCGGCCCCATGGCAGTTGCCATTATGGGCGGGCTGATCGTGGCTACCGGCTTGACCCTGATCTTCCTGCCAGCACTATATGCAGCCTGGTTCCGGGTGCGTGAAGAAAGCACAGAAACAGCAGTAGAAGATTCATCAAATTTAAATGGTGCTGAGCCCCAGGCGTCCTAA
- a CDS encoding MBL fold metallo-hydrolase, producing the protein MKKIAAIAALAASLIGTPILAEDRFAKVEISSEPVAGNVYMLQGAGGNIAVLVGEDGTFMVDDQYAPLTAKIQKAVAGLADQPLRFVINTHWHGDHTGGNENLGKSGALIVAHENVRKRMNTEQFIEAFKRKVEPSPPTALPVITFTDATTFYWNGDEVMVQHVGPAHTDGDSIVHFAKADVIHMGDIYFNGTYPFIDLSSGGSVDGVIEAMDTALALSGPNTKIIPGHGRLSSPAELKVQRDMLETLRDRIQKLVDSGKSRDQVLAAKPTKDFDEQYGKGFMTPDIWTGIVYDSLAAKSKKS; encoded by the coding sequence ATGAAAAAGATCGCAGCTATTGCGGCGCTGGCGGCGTCATTAATAGGCACGCCGATATTGGCGGAGGACCGTTTTGCCAAGGTTGAAATCAGCAGTGAACCGGTGGCAGGTAATGTATATATGCTCCAGGGGGCTGGCGGCAATATCGCAGTGCTGGTTGGAGAGGACGGTACCTTTATGGTGGATGACCAGTATGCGCCACTCACTGCGAAGATACAGAAAGCGGTGGCAGGTCTGGCAGATCAGCCGTTGCGCTTTGTGATCAATACCCACTGGCATGGTGATCACACCGGCGGCAATGAAAACCTGGGTAAAAGCGGTGCCCTGATCGTCGCCCATGAAAATGTGCGGAAGCGTATGAATACCGAGCAATTTATTGAAGCTTTCAAGCGCAAGGTTGAGCCCTCACCGCCGACAGCACTGCCGGTAATTACCTTTACCGATGCCACTACTTTTTACTGGAATGGTGATGAGGTGATGGTGCAGCATGTCGGCCCGGCTCATACCGATGGTGATTCCATTGTGCATTTTGCCAAAGCTGACGTGATTCATATGGGCGATATCTATTTCAACGGTACCTATCCATTTATCGATCTGTCGTCTGGCGGCTCGGTGGATGGCGTGATTGAAGCTATGGATACTGCATTGGCGCTATCTGGACCAAATACCAAAATTATTCCCGGGCATGGCCGCCTGAGTAGTCCCGCAGAGTTAAAAGTGCAACGGGATATGCTGGAGACCCTTCGGGATCGCATCCAGAAACTGGTCGATAGTGGTAAAAGCCGCGATCAAGTGCTTGCCGCCAAGCCGACTAAGGATTTTGACGAGCAGTATGGCAAGGGCTTTATGACCCCGGATATTTGGACTGGAATTGTTTACGACTCCCTGGCTGCAAAATCCAAGAAGTCCTAA
- a CDS encoding glycerophosphodiester phosphodiesterase — protein sequence MWMLFIFCVLLLVLFFYARSGVAPESALKLPSRKGPMVIAHGNDCGNGLFPGNTQEYLQNMVALGVDAIEIDLWLSADGHLVLRHDPDLEDSTDGSGFIEDRTLTDLRNLNAAYHWSRDDETYPYRQKPLRILTLEEAFELVGSIPLILDIKSEQLRAAHVLSDVLESSGKKSQVIVSSFNHRVIQEFRRLSPDTATGSTSWEAGLLFFAQLLRAESLLAPRYQTMQLSMFFWGLDVVTKGTLRAAHKLNLHVSVWTVNGRADLQRYIDLGVDGIVTDRPDLLIAMLPGRETKTETKLLEQAS from the coding sequence ATGTGGATGCTTTTTATTTTCTGTGTGTTGTTACTCGTGCTTTTCTTTTATGCACGCTCCGGTGTCGCACCTGAATCTGCACTAAAACTTCCCTCGCGCAAAGGACCTATGGTCATAGCCCATGGCAATGACTGCGGTAATGGTTTGTTTCCAGGGAATACGCAGGAATATCTGCAGAATATGGTGGCATTGGGAGTAGATGCCATTGAAATAGACCTATGGCTCAGTGCCGATGGGCATTTGGTGTTGCGTCACGACCCGGATCTGGAAGATTCAACGGATGGCAGTGGTTTTATTGAAGATAGAACCCTGACTGATTTACGCAATTTAAATGCCGCTTACCACTGGAGTAGGGATGATGAGACCTATCCCTACCGCCAAAAGCCCTTAAGAATCCTCACCCTAGAGGAAGCCTTTGAGTTAGTAGGTTCGATACCGCTAATTTTGGATATAAAAAGTGAGCAACTACGAGCTGCCCATGTTTTGAGTGATGTGCTGGAATCTAGTGGTAAGAAGAGTCAGGTTATTGTCTCCTCTTTTAACCACAGGGTTATTCAAGAATTTCGGCGCTTGAGCCCGGATACGGCGACAGGTTCTACTAGCTGGGAGGCGGGTCTTTTATTTTTTGCCCAGCTGCTGCGGGCAGAGAGCTTGCTGGCGCCCCGCTACCAGACAATGCAATTATCCATGTTTTTCTGGGGGTTAGATGTCGTCACTAAGGGTACCCTGCGGGCAGCCCATAAACTCAATTTGCATGTCTCTGTGTGGACCGTAAACGGACGGGCGGATCTACAACGCTATATCGACCTGGGTGTGGATGGTATTGTTACCGACCGCCCGGATTTATTAATAGCCATGTTGCCCGGCCGGGAGACGAAAACAGAGACTAAGTTGCTCGAGCAGGCCTCCTGA
- a CDS encoding LuxR C-terminal-related transcriptional regulator, whose product MPVLFFSNSGLQGDLLFSLFSQSIPMPWEKACIGKQRHCLQHYEAIIIDCWQIGINSCSKDFISDLKKIRHSKAILINFPADLPNHISEKLRQNGFYLLCDSNISQEKLIQRLNIAIHSCESSHSEGMQNPLPLTRREQEILGQLTTGEPNSVIATKLHLSEHTVKNHMYNIFRKIGVKNRLQASNWAKLNLQEERI is encoded by the coding sequence ATGCCGGTTCTTTTTTTTAGCAATTCCGGCCTTCAGGGCGATCTTTTATTTTCACTGTTCTCCCAGTCTATTCCCATGCCATGGGAAAAAGCCTGCATAGGAAAACAGAGACACTGTCTACAACACTACGAGGCAATCATAATCGACTGCTGGCAGATAGGTATCAACAGCTGCTCCAAGGATTTTATCTCTGACTTAAAGAAAATCAGACACTCAAAAGCGATTCTCATCAACTTTCCCGCGGACTTACCAAACCACATCTCAGAAAAACTCCGCCAGAATGGCTTCTACTTGTTGTGTGACAGCAACATCAGCCAGGAAAAACTCATTCAGAGGCTCAACATTGCTATTCACAGTTGTGAAAGTAGCCACTCTGAAGGTATGCAGAATCCGTTACCCCTTACACGAAGAGAACAGGAAATCCTTGGGCAACTAACCACAGGAGAACCCAACAGTGTGATCGCAACCAAATTACATTTGAGCGAGCATACCGTTAAGAATCACATGTATAACATTTTTCGGAAAATCGGCGTAAAGAATCGCCTGCAAGCCAGCAACTGGGCAAAACTCAATCTCCAGGAAGAGCGAATATGA
- a CDS encoding CsgE family curli-type amyloid fiber assembly protein, with amino-acid sequence MRLSPLIFAFFVAAGVAQDDTTVPEADTDSGRLEDEISGFNIDRTITRTGHDFARYLSEYRNLNYPDATYNLTIYERPSARWGNLIWVTYNDKIVFRRFISPSTNNIHRLADEAAQYIHQAVLKDRVSSAFIDNFDLGKDEF; translated from the coding sequence ATGAGATTAAGCCCGCTGATTTTCGCCTTCTTTGTAGCTGCAGGAGTTGCTCAGGATGACACCACAGTCCCTGAAGCAGACACCGATTCAGGCAGACTGGAAGACGAAATCAGCGGGTTTAACATCGATCGAACAATTACCCGGACAGGTCATGATTTTGCTAGGTATCTCAGTGAATACAGAAATCTAAATTATCCAGATGCAACTTATAACTTAACCATTTATGAGCGTCCCTCAGCTCGCTGGGGGAACCTGATATGGGTTACCTATAACGACAAAATAGTATTTCGACGCTTTATCAGCCCAAGCACCAATAACATCCATCGCTTGGCCGATGAAGCCGCTCAATATATTCATCAGGCGGTGTTAAAAGATCGGGTGAGCAGCGCCTTTATAGATAATTTTGATTTGGGAAAGGACGAATTCTAA
- a CDS encoding curli assembly protein CsgF: protein MNNKSLIYPTLLAANLFAYSTALATELIYEPVNPNFGGNPLNGTYLLQNAQSQDDHDDPDKHDSIYEQPSALDRFTDSLETRLLNQLLTDVGDGNSGELITDDFVVQIVDNDGVLTVLITDRNTGDKSEIVVSGLNPTN, encoded by the coding sequence ATGAACAACAAGAGCCTCATTTATCCGACATTATTGGCGGCCAACTTATTTGCCTATAGTACTGCGCTTGCAACCGAATTAATTTATGAACCGGTTAATCCGAATTTTGGTGGCAACCCATTAAACGGTACTTACTTATTACAAAATGCACAGTCGCAAGATGATCATGATGACCCAGATAAGCATGACAGTATTTATGAACAACCTAGCGCCCTGGACCGCTTTACCGACTCCCTAGAAACACGACTACTCAACCAGCTCTTGACGGATGTCGGCGATGGAAACAGTGGCGAATTAATTACCGACGATTTCGTCGTACAGATTGTCGACAATGACGGTGTTCTCACCGTGTTGATTACTGACAGAAACACGGGAGATAAAAGCGAGATCGTTGTTAGTGGACTCAACCCCACAAACTAG
- a CDS encoding CsgG/HfaB family protein: MRNAIKKALALPALAFTLTLSGCSAVKSVGDALFGPGRTDAMLTPRMNTFRDLINLPEPKGKILAAVYSFRDQTGQYKPAPNSSFSTAVTQGGAAMLMDVLNESGWFIALEREGLQNLLTERKIIRAGLSKPDAPANNSIPLPTLIAANVLLEGGIVAYDQNIQTGGAGARYFGIGADEQYRVDQVTVNLRAIDIRSGRILHSVLTSKTVYSKAISADVFRYVKFRRLLEMEAGVTYNEPAQLAMLSAMESAVIHLISEGIVHNSWALANPDDINNPILQYYLNDSTVIM; the protein is encoded by the coding sequence ATGCGCAATGCAATAAAAAAAGCCCTAGCCTTGCCCGCACTGGCGTTCACACTCACTCTAAGCGGGTGTTCTGCAGTAAAAAGTGTTGGCGATGCCCTTTTCGGCCCTGGGCGGACCGATGCCATGCTGACCCCACGTATGAACACTTTTCGGGATTTGATAAATCTCCCCGAGCCAAAAGGAAAAATCCTGGCTGCGGTGTACAGCTTTCGCGATCAGACCGGGCAATACAAACCCGCTCCTAACAGCAGCTTCTCCACCGCAGTAACTCAGGGTGGTGCAGCCATGTTGATGGATGTGCTCAACGAGTCTGGATGGTTTATCGCGTTGGAGCGTGAGGGCTTACAAAACCTGTTAACAGAGCGCAAGATTATCCGCGCGGGGCTCAGTAAACCGGATGCGCCAGCCAATAATAGTATTCCATTGCCAACCCTAATTGCAGCCAACGTACTCCTGGAGGGCGGCATTGTCGCCTACGACCAAAACATACAGACAGGTGGTGCCGGGGCGAGATATTTTGGCATCGGTGCTGATGAGCAGTATCGTGTCGATCAGGTAACGGTTAACCTGCGTGCAATAGATATACGTTCGGGCAGAATCTTACACTCGGTATTGACATCAAAAACGGTCTATTCGAAAGCAATCAGTGCCGATGTATTTCGCTATGTGAAATTCCGGCGCCTATTAGAAATGGAAGCTGGAGTAACCTATAACGAGCCCGCTCAGCTTGCTATGCTTTCAGCGATGGAATCTGCGGTGATTCACCTGATCAGCGAGGGCATTGTGCACAACTCCTGGGCATTGGCGAATCCCGATGATATCAACAACCCTATACTGCAATACTATCTAAACGACAGCACAGTTATTATGTAG
- the greA gene encoding transcription elongation factor GreA, which yields MNRVPMTVEGAEALRSELENLKKVERPAVVEAIAEAREHGDLKENAEYHAAREKQGFIEGRIQEIEAKLSHAQVIDVKSIEPSDKVIFGTTVTIIHLDDDAEVTYKIVGDDEADVKKQKISVNSPIARALIGKEVGEVVVVHTPSGAVEYEIDTVEHL from the coding sequence TTGAACCGGGTACCAATGACCGTCGAAGGCGCAGAAGCGCTGCGTTCAGAATTGGAAAATCTGAAAAAAGTCGAGCGCCCAGCGGTGGTGGAAGCCATTGCCGAGGCTCGCGAACACGGTGATTTGAAGGAAAATGCCGAATACCATGCGGCGCGGGAAAAACAGGGCTTTATTGAAGGGCGTATTCAAGAGATTGAAGCCAAGTTATCTCACGCTCAAGTGATCGATGTGAAGTCGATTGAGCCCAGCGATAAGGTAATTTTCGGCACCACGGTAACCATCATTCACCTGGATGACGATGCTGAAGTGACTTATAAAATCGTGGGTGACGATGAGGCGGATGTGAAAAAACAAAAAATCTCAGTGAATTCGCCGATTGCCCGCGCACTTATTGGTAAGGAAGTGGGGGAAGTCGTTGTTGTACACACGCCTTCCGGTGCAGTGGAATATGAAATTGATACGGTAGAGCACCTATAA